The sequence ATGGATCGCCTCCATCTTGTCGATGCCGGCTTCGGAAATGCGCGTCGTGGCGTGTTCCGCGGCGAGGCCTTCGAGAAACAGCCGGACGGTCCTGAGCTCGATATACTGCTTGGCCGTCATGTGGGCGACCATGATCGAGCGCCCCGCCTGCATTTCGAGCGCGCGCCCGCGCACGAGTTGCATCAGGGCCTCGCGAATTGGCGTCTCCGACACGTTCATGGTCGCCGCGAGGTCGCGGATCTTGAAGCGGTGGCCTGGCCAGAACCGGCCCTCCATCAGCGCTTGGCGCAGATTGTTGTAGACGAGGCTCGTCAGGCTATCGCGCGCGACGGGTCCAACGCCGCTCTCGCCGGGCTTCTGTTCGACGTCACTCATTTCGGTCCCTCAAGGGGCGGCCCGCGCAGGCCGAGCCGCCAACCACTCGAATCCACTTTATATATAATATAGGCCGCTGGGCTTCCCCAAACTATCCGCCTGATGTGCTCATCGAGGCGAAAGCGCGCCGTCCTCCGTCCTTAAGACGCCTTTTACACACCGAGATGAGCGCCGCTTGCAATTCGCCTCGTAATATATGATATATCATAGAAACCGAGGAGAGGCCGTCATGCCGGAACTGAGCCGAACACGGGACGCCGCGCTGCGCGAACGCGCGAACAAGGTCGTGCCAAGCGGGATGTGGGGCCATCTCCATGCGGCCAAGCTGCCGGACGCCTATCCGCAATTCTTCCGCCGGGGCGAGGGCGGGGTGCTCTGGGATGTCGACGGCAATCGCTACGTCGACTTCATGTGTAGCTGGGGCCCCAATCTGCTCGGCCATCACCATCCCGAAGTGGAGGAAGCTGCCGAGCGCCAGCGACGTGACGGCGACTGCCTGAACGGCCCGGCTGAAGTCATGGTCGAATTGGCCGAGCTCGTGGTGGATATGGTCGGCCATGCCGATTGGACCCAGTTCCAGAAGAACGGCACCGATGCGACGACCACGTGCGTCACCATCGCGAGGGCCGCAACGGGCCGACGAAAGATCCTCGTCGCCAAGGGGGCTTATCATGGGGCTGTGCCGTGGTGCTCACCGTCGCTGCTCGGTGTGTCCGCGGAGGATCGCGCGCATCTCGTCTATTTCACCTTCAATGACGTCGAGAGTCTCGAGGCTGCGGCAAAGACCGCTGATGATGATCTCGCCGGCATCCTGGTCTCGGCGTTCCGGCACGACTTCGGGTTCGACCAGGAGCTTCCGACCGCAGAGTTCGCGCGCGCGGCGCGCCGCATCTGTGACGGCAGAGGCGCGGCGCTGATCATCGATGAGGTCCGCGCAGGCTTCCGCCTGAATGCCGCGGGCAGCTGGGAAGGGCTGGGTGTCCGCCCCGACCTGTCCGCCTGGAGCAAGGCAATCGCGAATGGCTACGCCCTGGCGGCTGTCACCGGAGCCAATCGGCTCCGCAATGCCGCGTCACAGGTCTTTGTCACCGGATCATTCTGGGCCGGCGCCGTCGCGATGGCAGCCGCCGTGGCGACATTGAAGGTCGTGCGCAGGGACGATGTGCCAGCGCGGTTGGCGGGCCTCGGACAATTACTCCGTGAGGGCCTCGAAACGCGTTCGCGTCAGTTCGGCCTGTCAATTCGTCAATCAGGCCCTGTTCAAATGCCCACTCTTCTGTTCGACGACGATCCGGATTGCCGGAAGGGCTTTGCCTTTTGTAACGCGATGCTTGCGCGGGGCGTCTACTTCCATCCCAAGCACAACATGTTTCTCTGCGCCGCCCATAGCGAAGCAGACATCGCCGCGGCACTCGACGCGGCAGAACACGGCTTTTCCGTCGTTGCAGCACTTTGACGCGCGGCGCGCCCCGCTCCAGGTTGAGCCGTCAGTCGATGCAGGGGCAACAGCTTTCTGTGTGTTGTGCACGAACGGCGGTTCTGGCGCACCATCGAGCCGCGCGAAGTGCCCAAGCCAGGCTCCTCTCCGTATCGCCAGGCAAAATCTGCAAATGAATACTGATGACGGTTACGCCAAACCCCTGCGCTGACATCAATGGGCCGCTCGTCTAGGCAGGCCCTACCCATAGACGGCAGATCGCGCTTGGATTTCTTTGGACTGTTCCGCCCTAGACCAACGTCGCGAGGCTTGGCTGCTGACGCCTCAAGTCCGTCAGAAGACCGAGTCCGTCGCCATCGGGAAGGCCACGGTCGATCACGACGAGGTCAAAGGGCCGAACAGCCACCGCTGTTCGCGCCTCATCCAGCGTTCTCACGATGTCGGATGAACCGAACACATCGGCAAGGACATCGCATAGCCAGGGTCCCAGCTTTGGGTCGTCCTCAACTACCAAAACCCGCATTAGCCCAACGGCGCGGTCCAACCATTACCGATACATTATCGTAACATTACGCGGCCTCCGCCAAGGCGCGCGATCGTTGTTGAACGACGAATCCTGGACTGCTTGGACGGCGCCTCGGTATCGCAAGTGCGTCGGAGGCGAATGTAATCGTGCTGCAATCTAATTCGCCTCTACCTGCTCGTCAGACATGGCAGTCCAGCGTACTCTCCAGCAAAAGGTGCAGGTTCATTCACAATCAAGGCGAACGCCGCGGACGTAAACCAGCAGTCTGTGCGAGCCATTGTGTATCTGGGTGCAGGGCAGTCACCTGAGCGATGCCGCGCCCCATCAGGCCAACGCCCAAACTGCCGACGGCATGGCGAAATGGGACGCCACATCTGCTGCTTCGACGCAGGTTTGCCATTCGCGACCCTGACCGCGTAGAAGAGCGCACGTCGGCGGGTCGGTTCGAGCGATCGACGCGATCGCGTAAGAAAACGGCGGACCGCAAGGAGATCGCGCAATGCAATGGAAGAACACGAAGCAGGAATTCGGCGCTTTGGCCAAGTTCCTGCATTGGACCGTCGCCGCCGCCTTCATCGGTGCTTATGTCGTCGTCTACTACGTCATCTGGTTTATGGACGACAGCTCGCCGGACTCATTGCCGGTGCTCAACATCCATTGGGTGCTCGGGATATTCGCCGGTGTCTTGGTTGTCCCTCGTCTGTACTGGCGGCTGCTGAACATGCAGCCGGAGGAGGCGCAGACTTCGGAGCTCGAGAGGCGAATTGCACAGGCGGCGCATTGGGGGCTTTACGGACTGATGATCCTGATGCCACTCACCGGCTATATCGGCACGGATGCCGATACGGATTTTGGGCTGTTCAAGGTGCCGAATTTTCGTGAAACGGCGCTGTTCGCCTGGATCGAGGTCACCTGCGGGATCGGCTGGGAAGCGTTCGAGCCGCCTGTCGACGCCATTCATCATCTCGTCGGAAAATGGATCGCCTGGCCTGTTGTTGGCCTGCACATAGCTGCGGCCCTGTTTCATCACCTGGTTCGCCGTGACAAGATTCTCGCCCGCATGCTGCCGTACTCGTCAACGGCAGGGCACAGCTAGCCAGAGAGCGCCGTCGCTCGTCCGACGCAGCGCGCTTCATAAGTCGAGAGACCGATTCTTCAATTTGATGCCGAGCATCTGGCGCATTTTGTCGCATCCAGTTTGACTGCGCTCGTGGCGAGCCCGCTGACTCGAGTCGTAGATCGAGAGATTCTAAGTCGTGGCGCACGCATTTGAGTTGCGGCCGCGATGGCGTCTTTTTAAGGAAGCGATGCAGATGGAGAGCGATCGGACGTTGCCGATAATAACGTAGGCAACTGATCCGAATGTGAGTCTGCAGAGGAGCTGAAGCGCGGGCGATGAGTGTCGGCCGAGCGCGGCCGCGGAGATTCGATCTTCGATCCATAGGTCATTGCAGGCCGAGCGTGGAGCTATTTCACGTTGGGTGATGTGCTGCCGTTGAGGGACTTTCTGGAAATGCGACGTGCGGGTGAGGTTGGGACGGTGGTTCGCTTGGGTGCGAAACTGCTGGGTGGAGTGGCGTTGCTGGCGTGGTTCGAATCGCCTGCTCAATCCCAAACGCCGCAAGATGCCACCTCCATTCCGCCCGTCACCGTCGATGCTCCGACGCAGCAGTCGCTCCGCCGCGCACCGATCAACCGAAATGCGGCCCGGGTCCGATCAGCTCCACGCCGCATCGCGGCGCCCCGCGCTCCGCAACCGGAAACCGTCACGGTGCAATCGCAGCCGTCGCGGTCGGGTGTTGCGCCTGCCTTTGCAGGCGGCCAGGTTGCGCGAGGCGCGCGGCTGGGACTGCTCGGAAACTCCGACACAATGAAGTCACCGTTCAACGTGACGAGTTACACGGACAAATTCATCCGGGATCAGCAGGCGGCGACGGGCGCGGATGCCTTGATCCTCGATCCTTCGGTGCGAAGTTCCCACCCAACGGGCGGTGTGGTGGATTCATTCAACATTCGTGGTTTCCCGATCAATGAAGGCAACAACGGTGAGTTCGCCTTCGAGGGCCTTTACGGAATTGCGCCGACATACCGCATCTTCACAGACTACGTCGAACGCATCGAGGTGCTGAAGGGTCCCTCAGCCGCGCTCTCAGGAATTGCGCCAAACGGTGGCGTTGGCGGCGTCATTAATGTCGTGCCTAAGCGCGCGGAAGAGGACTTAACCCGCCTAACTGCGAGCTACGGTTCGACCGCACGATTTGGCGGCCATTGGGACGTTGCGCGGCGTTACGGCGACGGCAGAGAATGGGGCGTGCGAGCCAGTGGTAGTCTCCGCGACGGCGACACGCCGATTGACCGCCAGTCCGAGACGACGGGCGTCGGATCGCTGGCCCTCGACTATCAGGGCGAACGGTACAGGTCCTGGCTCTACCTCATCGCCCAAACCGATCGCTTCGACGCTCCGTCGCGTCCATTCCTCATGGCCCCCGGCCTGCAAGTACCAAAGGCGCCGGACGCCCGGCTGAACGTGACGCAACCCTGGGAATGGTCGCGCATCAACGATCAGTCTGTCCTGTGGCGCAACGAATATGATGTAAGCGATCAGGTTACACTGTTCGCCGATGTCGGCGGATCGCGGACCAACGTCGAGCGGTTCTTCGGTCTTCCGACGATCATCAGCGCCAGCGGCAACACCACCTCGACGCCGCAATTCTTTGGTCTCAGCATCGATCGACACACGTATGATGGCGGCGTCCGGGCCCGCTTCGATACCGGATTCGTCCATCATGCCGTCGCCGTCCAGGCCTCGGTCTATCACGACGAGCTGTACCGGCGGCTCACCAATGGCAGCCCGGTCGCGTCGAACATCTATAGTCCGACGGTATCGCCAACCCAGTTCGCAAATGAGATCCCCGGGCGCCCTCGGCTCTCGGACAGTCAGCTCACGGGGCTCTCGATTGCCGACACCTTGTCCGTGCTCGACGAGCGCGTGTTGCTGACTTTGGGTGTCCGTCGCCAGGGTATCGAGGTGAACAACTATGTCTCCAATGTCGGGACGCCGTTGAACTCCTACGACAAGAGCGCGACCACTCCCGTCGTCGGCCTCGTTGTCCGGCCCCTGGAAAATGTCTCCCTGTATGCGAACTACATCGAAGGCCTAAGCCGGGGCGATATTGCGCCGACGCAGTCGGGTGTTTCCAATTCCGGCGAAGTGCTTTCGCCCTACATCGCCAAGCAGTACGAGGCCGGCATCAAGGTGGACTTCGGGCGGGTCGCAACCACCTTCAGCGCGTTCGAAATATCGAAGGCGAGCGGCGAACTGTCGGCCGGGCGGTTCGCGGCGACCGCCGAAACGCAGGTGCGTGGGCTCGAGTTCAACGTCCTCGGCGAACTCATGCCCGATGTTCGTGTCCTCGGAGGCGTTTCGCTGCTGGATGGCACCCTGACGAAGACCGCCGTCGCGGCGAACGTGGGCAACACGCCAATCGGCGTTCCGAACGTTCAGGCCAATATTGGAGCCGAGTGGGATCTCCCGTGGATGAGGGGGCTCACCTTGAATGGGGCAATCATCTACACGGGCAGGCAGTTCGTCGATTCCGCGAACAAGCAGCCGATCCCGGATTGGACGCGGCTCGATCTCGGTGCTCGTTACACGACGACCATCAACGGCAGGAACACGATTTTCCGCGCCAACATCCAGAATGTGACCGGTGAGAGTTACTGGTCCAGCGTGGCTTCATTCGGAACGTTCTACCTGGGAGCGCCGCGCACCTATCTCCTGTCGATGACCGTGGACATGTAATCGCTGCTCCTCCCGTCCGGCGATGCTCATGGGTGGGCCCCTCCGGGGGCGCGGCATGAACAGTTCCTGGTGGATATGCAGGTTTGCCTCCTTTCGCTAACATGCCTGATCCTGACCGAGGAGGTAGATCCTCAGGGGGGCGGGGCTACACGGCGGAGGCGCTGACGACCCAGAGATCGTCAGATCCGATGGCGATGGTCGGCCGCAGGGGCGCGCCTTTTGCGACGCCGCCCTCAGCCTCACCAGTCCGACGCTGCGTCATTGTAGCCGTCACGATATCCCGACGAGTAGCCATAGCCCGAATCATGATCGTACCCGGAGTAATAGGGCGCTTCGTAATATCTGTAGACGCGAACCCTCGGCCGATAGACCGGGGCGTCATCATAGACATAGACAGGGGCCCGGTGCGGATTCGCGATGGCGCTCCCCGCGAGTGCGCCGACTGCGAGGCCGCCAATGATGCCCGCCGCGATTGCGCCATCGCCTGCGTGTGCGCGTGTTGGCGACAACGAGATCATAGCGATCAGGGCCGCGGCTCCGATCAATGCTGGGTTCTTCATATCAGTTCCTTTGTCGGACGACGACGTTAGTCACGCTGGGACGCTGGGGCTGGAGCATTGCCATAACATTACGCAGTCCCTGCTGCGGACGTTCGCCGCAACGGTCATCCGGGGCATGCTCGCGAATGACGATTTTGGCGCATGAAAACGACGAAACTCAAAGTCGCTAACGCGCTACAGGTTCGTCGACGATGAGTGGGACGCCATCGAGACAGTGCGACCGAAATTCCAGACCTGACAGCGTGCCGGGGGTGCGCTGCACCCTCAAGTGCAATCGCCGGCTATGTCGGTGCGACCAAATTAGGTGGGTGCTTTTTCGTGCTCGCGGTCGCGAGCCGGATTTGACGACACTTCAACCGGTGGAAATCTCAGGACGATCGTGGCGCCGCCGCCAGGCGTATCGCCAATCTCCACCAGCCCTTTGTGCAAAGCCATCACTTGCGCGACAATTGCCAGACCAAGTCCCGTGCCATCGCCGTCCTGACGGCCGCGTACGAAAGGTTGAAGTACCGCGGATCGGTCGCCTGGTGCGATTCCCGGACCACGGTCGATCACGCGCACCGTCGCGGGAGCCTCCACTTCCACCAAAACCTGCTGACCTTCTCGGGAATGCCGCAGCGCATTGCGAATGATATTGGCGAGCGCAATCCTGATCGCCTGGTCGGATCCGTAGGTTTTGACGGACCCGCCCGGAGCCGAGAATTCGATCTCAACACCGGAATCCAACGCGCCGGGTGCATGTTCTGCGGCGATCCGCTTCGTTGTTGCGACGAGATCGATTTCCGTTTCCTGGACCGGCGCCGAGGATAGGCGCGCCAGTTGCAGAAGCATTGCTATGATCGAAGACAGTGATTGCAGGTCGGATACGAGCGCCGTTTTCAGTGCTTTGTCGTCGACCCCCTCCAGCCGTGTCCGCGCCCGTGCCAACGGCGTGCGCAATTCGTGCGCTGCGTTGGACAGAAAACGACGCTGTGCCGAGGTCGTCGCGTCAATGCGCTCGAGCGCCCGGTTGAAAGCGCTGACCATCGGGACGAGCTCTAACGGTGCGCTCTTCTCGGGCAAGCGGACACCCTCGCGCGTTCCATCAATCAATTCGGCCGCGACCGCGACGCGGCGCACGGGGCGCGCGATCAGGATTGGTACAATGACAATTGCAGCTAGAATTGTGCCAACGAGCACGATGAGGATAGGTATCCTTATGTATGAAGTATCATGGACTGTGCTCATAAACATCTGCCACTGACTATAGGCGGCTCCGCCGACCTCGATCAGAATCTCGCCGGCATCCGTTTGGTCAACCACCGCCGAAAGAGAGCGCCGCATCGATGTATCGTTCACTGCATATTCGGAAAACGACGACTTCTTCTGCTCGTTAGCCAAGCCTGCCAAGACACGTCTAGGCACTGGTCCGTACTCGATCACGCTCCGGCCATCGGAGATGACGTACCAAAAGCCCGAAAACATGCGTTTGAACTCCAGGAGCGTTGGCGTCACCTTGGCTGCCTTCGTGCCATGCTCGTCGATGATCAGCCTTCCGCGTTCGTCGCGACCAAGCGCGGCCTTAATTGCCGTCGCAGCGTCGGAATGTGCGAAGGTGCCGTCGTCGTCCAGGAGACTGAACTGCAGGACCAACACACATGACAGGATAACGGCGATCACAACGCTCAATAGCGCTGCGGCGATGAGCGTGATCGAGCCGCGGATGCGGTTCATCTGGTGTCGCACAAGAGGTAGCCAAGGCCGCGCAATGGCTTGATGCTCGCTAAACAACCATTGTCGCGCAAACGCTTTCGCAATCGGGAGATATGCGCATCGATTGCGTTCGACTGGATTTCGTCGTCAAAGCCGTAGGCGGCCGCTTCCAGCGTATCCCGCAAGACGACTTGCCCGGATCTTCGCGCGAGCGCTTCCAGCAAGGCAAGCTCGCGCCGTGGGATGACGATGGGCTCGCCGTCGATGTAAGCCATCCTTGACGTGGAATCGAACATCAGATTGGCAACAGTTACCCTGCCTCTTTGATCCAATTGAAGCCGACGGATGACCGCCTTGGCGCGCGCAATCAGTTCGATCGGCTCGAAAGGCTTGGCCAGATAATCGTCAGCTCCGGCGTCAAGCGCGCGCGCTATGTCGTTTGGGTCGTCAAGCGCCGTCAGAACGAGCACTCCGGGCCGCGGCTGCAACTGCTTCAGTCGCGCAAGTAGCTCGACACCATCGCCGTCGGGTAAACGTCTGTCGACAACAATCAAGTCAAATTGACGCACTGAGATTGCCGCCAAGGCCTCGTCAAGCGTTGTGACGAGATCTGCGCCACCCAGGGCGCCGGCCAGTTCGGATTTCAACCAAGGTCCCAGCTGTTCATCGTCCTCGACGACAAGTAGTCGCAATATAGTCTCCTCCGGCGATCCTGGCGCACTGAAGGATGACTGTAACATTACAATAGGATTACCGCCATCTGGCGGCTGGGCCGGCTTCCGTTCGGCCTGTCGCCGAGCTGCGCGCCACAAGCCTCGAAAATCGATCATTCATTGCCTCCGTCATCCAACCCCAATGCGACCGTTTGTGAACCAAAGGCGAACCCTCCGACATTGAGGGCAGATCGTCGGGTTTGCGAACGAACCGACGCGGCTCGCGCCAGCGCCCTATTCGCTACTGCGATGCCGGGAGCCCAAGGAGGGGAGCGGCATCGAATGCCAGAACACCTCTAGCTCCTGTTGAAACGAGACCGTCCCCTTGACTGGCGAATGTCGATTGCAGACGTATTACGTGATCTCAGTCGATCTTCGCTCCGGGAGGGTGTGGTTGTTCGCGCAATGAGACCCGTCAAAGGCTGAACGCTATTCTTTAACCGCTATCAGGGCTGCATGGACCGGGATGGCGCGGCATCGTTGACGCCATTGAAAGGCAGAATAATCTCAAAAATTGAGCCTCCGGTCGCAGATGCCTTGTATGTGGCCCGGACGTTATGAGCCTCCGCGATAGCGCGCACCACAGATAGACCCAGACCCGCCCCACCGAGTTGCCGCGAGCGCGAGACCTCTGCCCGCGAGAATGCGTCGAAGGCGCGGGGCCAAAGTCCGGACTGAGACCTGGTCCTTGATCCTCGACAGCGACGATGAGGCCGTCCATCGTCCGGTGCCTGAATTCCCATACGATCGCGAGCTCCGTAATCTATCCGTAATGTGCGACTACGAAACTGACATTCGATCCGAGCAGGTTCGGCGGTCGCGTTAGTCTGCTCTGCGCGCATCGCCAGATGCAGGTCGTTCGGCGAGTGACGCCAGCCCCGCACTTCCGAACGGCCTGCAGTGGGACTCGATTGGTACCGTCCATTGTTTCCAGGCCGGATCGCGCCAGGTTGGCCGCGCTCATTTTGGTTCTTGGCCGCCGATCCAGGCGATAAGGGGTCGAAAAATCTGCGAGCAGGCGCCTGCTGCGCCGCGCAGCGATTGATATGCGCGTCAAACCCAGAGTGATCTGAATGAACGACCTCGCCATTCCCAATCTACCCTCACGCAGCTTCGATCGGACGCAGGAATTCTATCGGCGGCTCGGCTTTACCCTTGCGTACCGAGACGATGAGTGGATGATTCTGAATCGCGGTCGGGTGGTGCTGGAGTTCTTTGTCCATCCTGGCCTGGACCCTCTGGCCAGCTGGTTCAGCTGCTGTCTGAGGCTCGATGAGCTTTCAGAGTTCTACGAGCTGTGCAAGTCGGCCGGCGTAGAAGAGAAGGGAAGCGGCTATCCCCGCCTTCATCCGCCCGAAGAGCAGGATGGAGGTGGACGAATGGGCGCCTTGATCGATCTGGATGGAACGCTCCTGCGTCTGATACAGAATCGAGCTGCGCGATCCCCGGCGACGCATTAACGAGCGCATCCGGGGCAGTTGTCGGAACGTCTTTGCGATCCAGGCGCCTCCATTGACGATCTGTTGGCTGCAGCTCGAGTGACGATATCGGCGAGTGAGGCGCCGTCGTGCACAGATCGGCCTCCGATTTGCACGGTCAGAGTCTCGAGTGCATCCGAGGGACCTATCTTCTAGTGCCTCCTCAGCGGCGTTGAGAGGCCGCACAACCAAAATCCGAAAGCACCGGACATGATAAGACTCACGTAGGCCAGACCTGCACTCGTGAACTGCCCGGTCAGGAAAAGGCCGACGATCATCCCGGACAACAAGAGCGGTGTGCCGGTGAGCATCACACCCGCAATATGGCTGCGACTTCGCCAGTTCTCCCAGGCGCGCCTGTCGGACCGAGCGGTGCTGTCAACGAACCGATCCCTCATTCATCATCCTCAAGCAAGCTGCATTCGTATCGCAGCCACCATCCAAGCAAAGATCCGATAAGGCAGCCGGCTATCGTGGCGGTGAGCGGCGATATGCGATGTCCCGCGACCACACCAATCAGGCCCCCGGTCATGGAAGCGATCAGCCAAAATCCAAGCGGGGTACCCCAACTCTCCTCACCACATCGATCTGCGCCTGTCATCATAACTCTGTCCGCAACTTGAAAGGAAGCAAACCGTCGGCGGGCGAGATTACCGCCGCATTACACCTTTCAATTCAGGCTCAGCTTACGCCTGCATGAGACGGCTGCCTCGGTAACCGTGACCTAGCTCCAGTCTCGATGATTGCGCCTAAATTGAGCGCAGCGAAATTCGGGGTCTCCGGGTTGATTGGGCAACAATCCCGGATTGCGCTACGCTCCGCCCGGGCTACGAGCCGTTGCCTTGCCTGTCGGGCAAAACACCCTCCATTCCGTCAACCCTCGCCCGCAAAAATATTTCGCTTTATCTGAATTCGGATTTGTCGTATGTGTCGCCCATCCCGGCTCATCCTTGAGGGGCGATCATGAGGTCGTCATTTTCGTGAGCCGGGTTTGCGGTGGACGCGGCAGCGTCGGGCGCGAGAGGTGCGGGCAGGGAGGGTAGTCCCCGGTGAGCTCGCGGCCGCGCGCGGACGAACGGCGCTGACAGGTTCGTCTCGTCTGTAAGTTTCCGGCTCTGTCGACGGAGCTGGAAATACTGCGGCGAACATGGCGGATCGCGCGTACGGCAAAACCGTGTGGTCCTGGCCGTCGTTGCTACGGTCAAGCTCTTGCGGATGCGGTGATCGCGTCAACCGGCGCGGTGCCGGTGAATTCCGTGAGCGTGAGGGAGGCCAGAAGGAATTCGGCTCCCGGGAGAGCGCGGCATAAGCCGTCCAACCATCGCGCAGGGAAGGCCGAGTGATCGGCGCCACCTGTATGCTGCTGTGCGGTTCTTTTGCGCTACCTTTCGCGCAGCGGACCGCGGGTGCGAGGTCGGCACCCGGTCTTCCCTGCGCCCTCTTGGCTTTGAGAGGGGAGAGATGACGCAAAGCTCGGGCGAAACAGGCCGCGAGAACGCGAAGCCGTGCAACACGGGCCACAACCACGCGACCAAACTGCGCGGTGCGATCGGCCGGCACTGCGACATTGCGCACTCCGGACCGATCGGCATCGCATGCGGGCTTAGCTGCAGCTCAGCGGCAACGGCTGGCCGGGATGAAATTCGTACCAGTCATAGCAATCCGGATAGGCGCCGTAGAATCCATATCCGTGCCCATAGCCGCCATAGTGGTGAAACGCGTGCTGGCGAAGTCCACCGACGTGACCGCCGAAGCCGAGATGCTCGCCGCCGAATCCGCCGGCATGACCCATGCCGCCGAAATGGCCCATGCCGCCGAAATGCCCGCCGCCGCCAAAGCCCATATGGCCGCCACCGCCAAAGCCGCCGCCGTGGCCGCCGCCACCGCCGCCATGCGCCTCGGCCGTTCCGACAGCCAGGGTGGAGGCAAGCGCCGCTGTGGCCAGGATCATCAATGCTCGTTTCATGAGGGGACTCCTTTCGTGTCCGGATGCGCGGCGGCCGATGCGTTCGCGTGCGCCTCGTGCCGTCGGCAAGCCCCTGCGTGAAAGAAGATAGGAAGCTCGCGTGGCAGTCCCACTGAATTCGATGTCAGGAGCAACGCTTGCGCATCGACGAGATGATCCGGCGCATCGCCGGTGCGCTTCGCAAGGCAAAGGCGGGCCCGAGATCGGGCCCGCCTGCATCGTCGAACGGCAAGCGGCCGGGCGAGGCGCCCGCCCGGCCGCGAGGTCGCCGCGATCAGAAGCTGCCGGTGCCCGGCTCACAGGGAACATTGTTGCCGGTCCACGGCGCCGTCGCGAACGCGCCGACACGCGGTGCCGGAACGCAGGCGCGGCCGCCTTGATCAGCGTACCCCTCCGATGCGACCGGATCGGCCTGCATGGCGGATGAATGCGTGACGGCATGGCTGGTGCGCGCCATGACGGGTCCCCCGAGCATGGCGACAGCGATCAGTCCGGTCGACAACAGCTTGAGCGTGGTCATTGGGATTCTCCTTGTGTGACAGCAGGCAGTCGAGGCCGGCCTGCGAGGCAGGTGCGTACGATCGCGCCTGAACCAAACGCACGAATTGCTCACCCGCTTTCAACGGCCCGTGATGGCGGCGTTGCCGGCAAGCACGATCGTGCAAACAGGCAAGGATCGCGGTGCCGGCGCGTAACAACGGGCTCCCAAAGGGCATATCTGTAGGAGCGTCCTGCTACTTGGAGATGAGAGATGATCACGGCTGCACATCCGGTCGCGCGCGCGCCATCGCCGGCGGCGGCTGCGCGACCGTCCCTGACACGCTATTTAATGGTGCGCGGTCTCGCACGGGATTATCTGCAATACGAGCCGGCGGCGCGTCGCATGACGGTGCCGCCCCTGTTCGGCCCGGTTGGGCATTGAACATGTCGTCGCGGACCAGCGAACCCATGCCTCGCCGCCGGCCTCAACGTCTCGCAGCACGTCGGACCGGCACAATGACGCGGATTCTCCTGATCGAGGACGACACCGAGACCGCCGACGCGATCGTGTCGGAGCTCACCGAGCGTGGGTTCGAGGTACGATGGGCGCCCGACGGCATCGGCGGTCTCGACCGCGCCCGCGAATCCTCGCCCGATGCCCTGATCGTCGATCGCATGTTGCCCGGAATGGACGGGCTCACCGTCATCGAGGCGCTGCGCAAGGACCAGGTCAGGACGCCGGTGCTGGTGCTGAGCGCGCTGGGCGCCGTCGACGACCGGGTGCGCGGATTGCGCGTC is a genomic window of Bradyrhizobium sp. CB1717 containing:
- the ble gene encoding BLMT family bleomycin binding protein yields the protein MNDLAIPNLPSRSFDRTQEFYRRLGFTLAYRDDEWMILNRGRVVLEFFVHPGLDPLASWFSCCLRLDELSEFYELCKSAGVEEKGSGYPRLHPPEEQDGGGRMGALIDLDGTLLRLIQNRAARSPATH
- a CDS encoding ATP-binding protein translates to MRAEQTNATAEPARIECQFRSRTLRIDYGARDRMGIQAPDDGRPHRRCRGSRTRSQSGLWPRAFDAFSRAEVSRSRQLGGAGLGLSVVRAIAEAHNVRATYKASATGGSIFEIILPFNGVNDAAPSRSMQP
- a CDS encoding response regulator transcription factor — its product is MRLLVVEDDEQLGPWLKSELAGALGGADLVTTLDEALAAISVRQFDLIVVDRRLPDGDGVELLARLKQLQPRPGVLVLTALDDPNDIARALDAGADDYLAKPFEPIELIARAKAVIRRLQLDQRGRVTVANLMFDSTSRMAYIDGEPIVIPRRELALLEALARRSGQVVLRDTLEAAAYGFDDEIQSNAIDAHISRLRKRLRDNGCLASIKPLRGLGYLLCDTR
- a CDS encoding HAMP domain-containing sensor histidine kinase, translating into MNRIRGSITLIAAALLSVVIAVILSCVLVLQFSLLDDDGTFAHSDAATAIKAALGRDERGRLIIDEHGTKAAKVTPTLLEFKRMFSGFWYVISDGRSVIEYGPVPRRVLAGLANEQKKSSFSEYAVNDTSMRRSLSAVVDQTDAGEILIEVGGAAYSQWQMFMSTVHDTSYIRIPILIVLVGTILAAIVIVPILIARPVRRVAVAAELIDGTREGVRLPEKSAPLELVPMVSAFNRALERIDATTSAQRRFLSNAAHELRTPLARARTRLEGVDDKALKTALVSDLQSLSSIIAMLLQLARLSSAPVQETEIDLVATTKRIAAEHAPGALDSGVEIEFSAPGGSVKTYGSDQAIRIALANIIRNALRHSREGQQVLVEVEAPATVRVIDRGPGIAPGDRSAVLQPFVRGRQDGDGTGLGLAIVAQVMALHKGLVEIGDTPGGGATIVLRFPPVEVSSNPARDREHEKAPT